AAATGTCATTCGTGTAATTGAAATGGAAATATTATACGTAGGGGATTTTACGAAAACGGAATCCGGTTTTTCTTTTGCTTAATTGATCTGTGAAAAGTTCCATTTAATctaaaaaatgattatataatattatcacATCTTACCGATCAGTTCGACCTATTTCGATAAAAGTCGGTTATAATCCACATCTTTAATAGATGTATTCAAAAATAAGCCATGTTTGCTTTTTTTAAGGGAATCAGGAACTAAAGTCtcattttgagaaaaaaaaataactgaagaTGGCAATTAATTTACAATTCATGTCAACTTATATTTGTTGAgaagacatttcattgtttgttGCGATTTTGTGGGACTTATAATTTCCTGTTATATATGAATCTGTGCGACTCTATTATCTATTTCCTACAaattaatattctttttattgtCTCGCCATTAAGCCACATTTTACAAATGAACCTACGATTTACATTCAAGTTAATGAATTTTGAGTAAACtaacaaatgttttaattcaataccATTTAAACGTATTCTTATTcgtcatatataaaaaaagagagTAAATATTGATAAGTACGACAAAAAATCGGACAAGTCAACATTATTATCTGACAACTGATGGTAGAACTATGCTATCATACAAAATAGCTGTAAATATATCCATTTTTCAAAGATCATTTCATGAAACGGAAAACATCAACGACTTTGTCGAACGTTCTTTTGTTAAGCACACTCCAGCCTCTTTGAAAACCATTCCTGCGTATTCTGAAACAAAATACCTATATTCTATTTGTTGTCAGGAGTGAGACTATAGTATTCCAAAACAGGTTTATTTGTTCAATGCATTAAATATTGTTTCCAAACAGATGTTTATTtcaggaataaggaatcattctttgagtattatgaggtgatgatTTCGGtcgggcgtggtcaaatccaataaagcacGAAGGAccgaatgattccttattacttatatttatatcacttccaatttgtacactttagaacaacattatttttttatgttgcacatgctatgtattactacgcggcgcagccaataccgtttatCGGTTATGCTATaggacacgcccattttgtgtcactcatgttttatgaagttaatGGATTTTAGGGTTCACAGTTGACTCataatgttatcacagaaaaAGACAGTTggttggtttgaacatattttattgtatatataatatacaaagggttcgaacacaagttcttgcaacttactaggttctcacccaattacaagtaatttgcaattgtcataaaacatggtacatgtatatacacatatattgaaaaaaaaaatggtaaagaaCAAAATCGTATACTTATGTAAATCTGCGAGAATTGATTATAAAGTTCTGCACAGCTGTGAAAATTCTAACATTAGTTTTATAATCTAGGTTGTCATTACCCCATAGTAAAGTATGAGAATCTATAATACATAAATTTTGCATTTGGAATAGTTCATTAATTAAGGTATTCCTTGCATTAGAAAATTgtttgcaaacaaataaaaaatgatatacatctTCTTTCTTTCCACATTTGCAATTTGGAGAATCAACAATATTTCTTCTGTGTAAATCATAATTTAGTAAACAATTGTGTCTTAATTTGGTATGAATGATGTTAGCTACTCTTTTAccatgaagaaaatattttggaacTTTTGAATCACTGCTATTATTAGAGATGCTTCTTTGAAACTGGCGGATggatgttgattttttaatatccGAATTTAGTGAGTTCCATTTGCCTATAGCATCTGGAATATGTATCATACTTAACTCTAGGAGGTATATAATTGTCTTCATAACGAGTATTGTAGCGAGAATTATCTTTCCTATAAATGTTAGCAATATCACTAAGATATTGTGGTACAAGATTGTAatgaattttgtacataatcGTTAGTTTAGCTATTTCCCTTCTTTTAGATAGAGAGTCCCAACCCGTTTCGAAATACAATGATTCCCTTGAGGCCAAAATTGAAAGTCCCGTGACAAAAatagacagttgaaaatgtaaatatttaaaaataaataaagtgactccaaattttattttgaaataaacactTGTGGGAAGACAATCTACATATAATAACAAATAAGGTCATAACTCCTTTATATGTATGCAATATTGtcatacatttcttttaaaaattgcgaTCGTCCATGAAATGTTGAATTgctttattgataatatttacacAACAGTTAAGTGCAGtcaaaataatatgcaaaaattaACGTAAACGATTAACACGTGAAAGTTTGAATGCATTTCTATTGCAGTATGTGAGGCGTATGCAACATTGACTGGTTTATCGGGCCTGGTCACCATCAACTCACTGACCGTCATCGCTGTAGACCGCTACTGCGCCATTGTGATACGAGTGAAATCTGTTAGCCCTGCGCCAAAGTGGAAAACCTACAAAGCAACTATCGTGATATGGACTTATGCTTTGTTTTGGTCGCTTAGTCCAGTACTAGGTTGGAGTAAGTATCAACTGGAGGGTGTTCGAACCACGTGCTCGTTTGATTATCTCACGAGAGACGCAACCACGATCAGTTTCATTGTTGCCATAGCCACCTGTGAATTTGCCATACCAGTAACCGTCATCATACTTGCCTACTGCAAGATCGTGACAGCTATGATAGTTCGGCGTCGGAATTTATCTATATGCAAGAAAAGTGAGAACTCTTCATTGAACTTCAGGCTGCAGCGTTACCGAGTGAGAGCAGAGATTCGAACAGCATTTATCATTATTGGTCTAGTGTGTCTTTTTGTCGTCTCTTGGTTACCGTACACGGTGACTGCCATGGTGGGTCTGTTTGGGGACAGGACGCTGATAACCCCCTACCTGTCATCTGTAGCAGGCCTGATAGCTAAAACATCGACAGTGTTTAACCCAATCGTTTACGCCATCATACACCCGAAATTTAAATCGAAAATCAAATGCATGCTGTACAGGCGAAATTCGTTAAATTCTGGGCCACTGTCAAAAATGAACAGCCGGATGTCTTCAAATAAATTTTCGTCATCCGGATTTGAAAAGCAacaaatagagtttgatataaaaagtaatcgaaatagtgatttatcataatttttggtcatttttgtgttttgatttaaaCCAGACAACGAAATGCATCAATATGATCAGTTAAGATGATCGGCTGATGACGTCATTGCTTTTTTGTTGATTACTTTATAAAGTGTTGAATTCGGTACATTTAATTATTCCTGTTGATGAATGAATTTCGGTAATAAATGAAACCCATTAAATTCTTCTTGTCCTTTGATATGTTTCCTTGAGTAAACAGATTTATAAAAGGTTTTgattagtttaaaaaacaagaggcccatgggccacatcgctcacttgaggaacaataggtatgataaaatcagcttaatggagtcataatacaaactatctggacaatgtacaataatacatgtagatcctgtataaataaaatccatttttccccctggatattctcatgtttataatcattagtcccttttctaacaggctgattttatagtcatatcacattatgagtattgcagttctcaaaaagatccttaataattgtttatatatgggatataaagctacatcaaactctaaaccttcttgtgaggccgaagaattgtcctggagccaaagtcttatcaattataaagaatcatctggctgattagtttctgagaagatcataaaagatttactctatatattcctatgtaaaactttgaccccccccccattgtgccccaccctacccccagggatcatgattttcacaactttgaatctacactacctgaggatgcttccacacaagtttcagctttaatggctgattagtttctgagaacaagatttttaaagatttactctatatactcctatgtaaaacttcgaccccccattgtggccccaccctacccccgggggtcatgaatttcacaactttgaatctacactacctgaggatgcttccacacaagtttcagctttcctggctgtatggttcttgaggagaagatttttgaaaaattctcgaaatttttcattaatttctaattatttccccgtgaaaacgggtgtggcccttaattttcacaactttgaatcccctttgcctaaggatgatttgtgccaagtttggtagaaattggcccagttgttcttgagaagatgttgaaaatgtgaaaagtttacggacagacgtacggacagacggacggacagacggacgacagacaaaatgtgatcagaatagctcacttgagctttcagctcaggtgagctaaaaaagtaatgtcattttaaagataaaataaataataaaaatatatgaacatattTTACAGCTTTATTCCATCTGGAATATcttgtaaaaacatcacattaaTTCTGTAAATACAATTCCTCTACCACCATCGGACTGATAACAGACTGGATTCATGGTCTTGATGTGTTCATATCACCCTGAGCCATTCAACGAACTGCTTGGCTTAGTGGTACTATCTTAGAAGTAAAGGGTTCAAGCCACTGATGCACCGGtacaaccatttttttttctaatttgatctcaacttgtatACGTTATTTATTCCCTTATATTAATCGtggccaaaatttcaaaaaactaaaAAGTACATGGATACCATCAAAAACCTTCTTTTATTTAGTTCataaagtttgaaggataaataacatttttatgatggaaaaaaaaaatactttgaggctgaggatcggagaacctTAAAATACTAGTTAACAATGGACAACAATCTCTAAAAAGAATGAGACAGGAACtttaaaggagcatggtcacgattttggtcaattctatttttccgatgttaatgtttacaatgcttcaatagggcattttaataggcaatcaaaatttgagtgtctttcgttgagttataaacgGGTTACATGGCCtacaattctttgcaatgtaaacaaagtgtatgtttacattttaaatgttaaagtgaaaattccagttttagatctaaaataaatgtgttaaacgttaggaactgttcaCTTATGCTTAGAATTAATAGGATGATAGAcaaattagcttgaaaaagattcTTTACTGGAATATTGAACCtatctaaacaaaaacagggcaccagccttgtttacatgacaaagaattgtgagccctttATTGCGTTTAACTCTACGACTTGTTCTCAAATTctattttatcattagaaatgcattcctaaagcactGTAATTAATGAAAaccgaaaaataaaattttaccaaaCTCGTGACCTTGTCCATTAAATTTCTAAACCTCACAGGGGAAGGGAGAAAGGGTGATGGAGAAGTTTTCCCAAcaaaatctctaaaaaaaataacaacaatccaattcatttcaatattaaGAACAAATCATAAGGcctaaaattgtcaaataaaaatataaaaaaatgggCGCAACTCACCCCATTTCGTCTTCGTTGCTAAAAAACCGAAGGGAGTGtaaatatctaaacaaaaaaattaaatgctttctttgatgatccaTGAGGGGtgtgaaggtagcgacattgcaggggAAAACCCCccaataatatataatatatattaatatattataaaaccTCTGACTTTTTATTAGGCTATTATTTCTGCCTTTTTTAATGTTCAAAGATTGAAAAGAAGTTCTAAATTTTGCTATACATTTCTTTGCCATTATAATAAATCGGTCTCTGAACACCGCTGATGGACTTAGGATTTTAAATACTTATGTCTTATTTTATGTGCTTATTccgtttgtaaataatgcattgatcTGTTTATTTGAAGTTGGCATTTTCCTCGTTTgattaaaagtgtaaaatttgatgacttcatcgcgaccgagtaacacggcgaggcaagatgtacgtccacacaaGCGAGACCTCTACaacgaaatacatgtactttaaattgTTAAGAACTCTAGGACTAATATAGGGGTTGTAAGGATAGCggtaatgaaaaagaaatatggcgATCAGTGCTTATTTACCAGTGATGTTCAGCTTTAAAGTAAGATTGTAACAGAAATTGTCTATCAGATGCTGATACAAGAAACACTTTGGCGACTAAGAGGGACATCAAACTTTGTTCGAAGATATCCAAAATTCTGCATTCAATTATCTTATAGCTATACCCCTACAAAGTTAGAAGGTATATAGGAAtgaccttgtccgtctgtccgtttgTCAGTGCAATTAACCCTTATCTTTCTTATTGAGAAAAACATTGGccgttcttacttcacacaaagattgtcTAACACCTGAGTGTACGTATTGATTTTGACTTttggtgtgttcccgttttgcacacatttgaaaattgggtatagaacaataggtgtgaattgtgttgtgatagcaattatagtctgctttcagtcaaagattttacctggatttttacctgtgttttatcagCACCTTTACgagaatatagatattttgttgtgttttaggtCTAATAactatcatttttttcatttcataaaataaagataacgATATTTTTAGTCTTAGATTTCCACTCACTGATCATCTTCACAAGATGTTGTGAAGATGATGGGGGACTCCGTGTCTCTTTTTACAACTTGGTTGCAAAATATGCAAAACGCATGTTTATAATTAGTTGATTGGTATCAAAAGAAAGAATATTATGAAAGGGAACAGAcctttatcaaaaaatatttcaatctttgaagTAGCGGCTTTGACATCTTATGACATCACCGCTTTAGTATATATTGCGGGTCACtttctaatttttcaaaatagtagctaaatacataaaacacaaaaatttccgacaaaaaataatgattttaataatgattCGATAAGTTCTTATGACGTCACCGCTTTAGTATATATTACGGGTCACTTTTCTGGGGTTTTTTCTCAAATCGGTCGCTAAATACATGGAGCACAAAAATTCCGTCAGAAATAATCTTAATATTGATTCGATATACTTCAATCTGCAGAGGGTTGAACATGCATGAATTAGGtctacatttgataggttttgtgaatatatatttacagtttttgaagcatCCATCATAAAATTGACGATTTATCATCATAtcatcaggcacgtagcatcgtttttga
This portion of the Magallana gigas chromosome 7, xbMagGiga1.1, whole genome shotgun sequence genome encodes:
- the LOC105331414 gene encoding rhodopsin → MTENLSFLHPYWHRFGQISPTYHVTIGVIMVFTTVGAIAGNGLVIWCFISFRSLRTSSNVFIINLSIANLLMSLIDFPLLIIASFYHDWPFGQTVCEAYATLTGLSGLVTINSLTVIAVDRYCAIVIRVKSVSPAPKWKTYKATIVIWTYALFWSLSPVLGWSKYQLEGVRTTCSFDYLTRDATTISFIVAIATCEFAIPVTVIILAYCKIVTAMIVRRRNLSICKKSENSSLNFRLQRYRVRAEIRTAFIIIGLVCLFVVSWLPYTVTAMVGLFGDRTLITPYLSSVAGLIAKTSTVFNPIVYAIIHPKFKSKIKCMLYRRNSLNSGPLSKMNSRMSSNKFSSSGFEKQQIEFDIKSNRNSDLS